One Candidatus Korarchaeum sp. genomic region harbors:
- the metG gene encoding methionine--tRNA ligase, with protein sequence MRWIVASAWPYINTVPHLGTLVQVLSSDVFARYLRKVGEEVVFVSGSDEHGTPIEIEAIRKGKSPRELTDEMHEYVSELFRGFGISFDNYTRTESEVHKEFVREFYLKIYRNGHIFEREIEQLYCLKDEMFLPDRFVTGRCPYCGYERAHGDQCDRCGRLLNPTDLLDPKCSICGSVPEMRRTKHWFFDLPKFSQELRKYIEGNENLPDNARAASLSMLDEGLRPRSLTRDNKWGIPAPFPGSEGKTIYVWMEAVLGYVSAVKEYFTRRNEANKFDKFWRDSGTRSVYFIGKDNIPFHTIIFPALLMSSGEGYVLPFNVASTEFLLYEGEKFSKSERRGIWMDEALKLLPPDYWRFYMIYTRPEQRDSNFSWEDFESKVNDELNDIVGNLAHRVLSFIDSRYGGTVPLTRLDEESNSLLEEVKSVGKIIEDNLIKIRLRDALKGLIEIARLGNKFFNSREPWRDFEVNRERANSTILVSYQLLKILAYYMHIFLPFSAEKLWNMLGLDGEPDMRAAFSTDAIGRVRSVEPLFRKIRKEELIEKLRQIRERGEVLSAREL encoded by the coding sequence ATGAGGTGGATAGTCGCCTCCGCCTGGCCATATATAAACACGGTCCCTCACTTGGGCACGCTGGTTCAGGTGCTCTCATCGGACGTATTCGCGCGGTACCTCAGGAAGGTGGGAGAGGAAGTCGTCTTCGTATCGGGCTCGGACGAGCATGGGACTCCGATAGAGATAGAGGCCATAAGGAAGGGAAAGTCCCCTAGGGAGCTCACCGATGAGATGCACGAGTACGTGAGCGAGCTATTCAGGGGCTTCGGGATAAGCTTCGATAACTACACCAGGACAGAGAGTGAGGTCCACAAGGAGTTCGTTAGGGAGTTCTACTTGAAGATATACAGGAACGGGCATATCTTTGAGAGGGAGATAGAGCAGCTCTACTGCCTGAAGGACGAGATGTTCCTCCCGGATAGATTCGTGACGGGGAGGTGTCCCTACTGCGGGTACGAGAGGGCCCATGGGGATCAATGCGATCGCTGCGGTAGGCTGCTTAACCCCACGGATCTGCTAGATCCCAAGTGCTCCATATGCGGATCCGTCCCTGAAATGAGGAGGACTAAACATTGGTTCTTCGACCTCCCGAAGTTCTCTCAGGAATTGAGGAAATACATAGAGGGTAATGAAAATCTACCCGACAATGCAAGAGCGGCTTCTCTATCAATGCTCGATGAAGGACTCAGACCGAGGTCCTTAACCAGGGACAATAAGTGGGGAATCCCTGCACCGTTCCCTGGCTCTGAGGGGAAGACGATTTACGTCTGGATGGAGGCCGTTCTCGGCTACGTTTCTGCAGTAAAAGAATATTTCACTAGAAGGAATGAAGCAAATAAATTTGATAAGTTTTGGAGGGATAGTGGGACAAGATCCGTCTATTTCATCGGGAAGGATAACATTCCCTTCCACACCATAATATTCCCCGCCCTCCTAATGTCGAGTGGGGAAGGTTACGTGTTACCTTTCAACGTGGCCTCAACGGAATTCCTGCTATATGAGGGTGAGAAGTTCTCTAAGAGCGAGAGAAGAGGCATATGGATGGATGAGGCCTTGAAGCTCCTCCCACCTGACTACTGGAGGTTCTACATGATCTACACGAGACCTGAGCAGAGGGACTCGAACTTCTCCTGGGAGGATTTCGAATCGAAGGTTAACGATGAGCTGAACGATATAGTGGGGAACCTAGCTCATAGAGTACTCTCGTTCATAGACTCCAGGTACGGGGGAACTGTCCCCCTAACTCGGCTCGATGAGGAGTCCAATTCACTTCTAGAGGAAGTCAAATCCGTAGGAAAAATTATAGAGGATAATCTGATTAAGATAAGGCTGAGGGATGCTCTTAAGGGTCTCATAGAGATAGCTAGGCTAGGTAATAAGTTCTTCAACAGTAGAGAGCCCTGGAGGGACTTTGAAGTGAATAGAGAGAGAGCGAATTCCACTATATTAGTTTCTTACCAGCTTCTAAAGATCTTAGCTTACTACATGCACATATTCCTACCTTTCTCCGCTGAGAAGCTATGGAATATGCTCGGGTTAGATGGCGAGCCTGACATGAGGGCAGCCTTCTCCACGGACGCCATAGGTAGGGTGAGGTCCGTCGAGCCTCTATTTAGGAAGATAAGGAAGGAGGAGCTAATTGAGAAGTTGAGGCAGATAAGGGAGAGGGGAGAGGTGCTATCAGCTAGGGAGCTCTAG